In Phormidium ambiguum IAM M-71, a genomic segment contains:
- a CDS encoding AAA family ATPase gives MITLPGYNIKEIIYIEGKTIFYRGVNIQTEQPVMIKILQTEYPTIEDITSFRQEYQITQNFACQGIIKSYQLENYKNGLALILEDFGGQPLSQLIQGNQLSTKDFLTIAISLAETFIYLHKLSIIHKNIKPGNIFINPKTKEVKLTGFSSAITLPREQQTISNPKLLESSLAYISPEQTGRMNRYLDYRTDFYALGITFYEIVTGTVPFNSVDPIELIYFHIAKQAVPPLEKGDVPEAISNIIMRLLAKNAEDRYQSAVGLKFDLEQCLRQLETTGKIETFAIGRRDRGNQLLIPQKLYGREKEAQVLLNAFARVSQGKTEIMLVSGYSGIGKTSIVNEVHKPIVEARGYFIAGKFDQFKRNIPYVALIQAFQELIRQLLTESEEHIVTWKEKLLNAIAPNGQVIIDVIPEVELIIGPQPEVKQLGSSESQNRFNRVFQQFINVFCQREHPLVIFLDDLQWADPASLKLLQLISTDNSSQYLFVIGAYRDNEVNPTHSLIQTIEKIRKSGTAIDNISIEPLSTIHVTQLIEESLGENPTPDVVNILSELVFDKTKGNPLFVIQLIQSIYAENLLFYQANNDRWKLDFNHNQATAIFGFDLIELISRNIKKLPTNTQKALKFAACIGNIFNLNILAIVNETSNLSTAKELFPALQAGLILPQSNTYKIPLTFSETEAEDLKVHEIEVEYKFLHDRMQQAAYSLIPESEKKATHQKIGQLLLKNATSQEQKEKIFILVNHLNFGIDLLTNQAEKYELAKLNLIAGKKAKTATAYEAAVNYLNVGLELLELDSWKDQYDLTFSLYLEAAEAQYLNAHLEQSKNLCDLALQQVKTILEKAKFYEIKIKLALAQNQIQSAIKTGLTVLEMLGVTLSQSPPQELKLQELAKLPRMTDPYKLAAMESLMLIHPPACFEENNLALPIIYTMVEISRKYGNSLPSIYAYAVYGSATTWLLPDIDFAYQLGELAWLVLESLDAKNFYSKSSVAISINITNWKKHIRETIEPLLQAIQNGLEFGDIEFACHAANFYCSHLFFNGDRLDFLEEKQRYYHKFIEKFQQIHQLYLAKIHGQLVLNLRDKSSDKLVLNGVYTDEKKIKQELQSNNNLICLFNLYFAKCLLYYLFKDYKKSLEYAMSGASYSRHVESGIIFTQHNFYYSLALISEYSNICSQTDIGHENESTNYLNQVNQNQEKMKYWAHHCPMNYQHKYDLVEAEKARVLGEYLQAMEYYERAIKGASEHGYIQEEALAYELAAEFYLSLDRTEIAKTYMIKAHYCYVRWGATAKVKDLESRYSQLISEASVLPVEALNTSINKTFLVTTSDASVLDLTSVIKASQALASEIDLEKLLVKLIKIAIENAGAQTGYLILQKEGKLFIEASKSEAEKDEIVVHQSMPIATSEQLPISVINYVARTKENVVLTDATREGIFTTDAYIVKLQPKSILCTPIINQHQLIGLLYLENNLSVGAFTPDRLEVLNILSSQAAISLQNAQLYVALRESERRIAQFLEAVPVGIFVTDAKGKPYYANHTAQQILGKGILPEVTPDRLTEVYQVYQAGKEELYPTEEQPILRALNGENITTNDIEVHQSDRVIPLEVSATPIFDEKGEIVYAIAAFQDITQRKQAEAERIQLEILKVENALLRSAEETSTYDYQVGGSLPIDAPTYVVRSADRELYKALKRGEFCYILNTRQMGKSSLMVSMMHQLRREGFSCGAIDMTVIGSENITPDQWYKGLAVALSLSFDLLGKVNLKTWWNERLDISPLQRLSRFIEEILLVEIGRDDETSPKKVVIFFDEIDNILALDFSVNDFFALIRSCYNQRAINPAYQRLTFALFGVATPSDLITDSKRTPFNIGQAIELKGFQLHEAQPLLNGLAEKVTNPQTVLKEILFWTNGQPFLTQKICKLIRNYSSSIPHDGEAEWIENLVRTKVIENWEAQDEPEHLKTIRDRILNSEQPTNKLLELYAKILHQGEVVAVDSLEEKELLLSGLIIKQQGFLRLNNRIYELVFNSNWVVNMGNN, from the coding sequence ATGATTACACTTCCGGGATATAACATCAAAGAAATCATTTATATTGAAGGAAAAACTATTTTTTATCGGGGGGTAAACATCCAAACTGAACAGCCAGTTATGATTAAAATTCTCCAAACTGAGTATCCAACTATTGAAGATATTACTAGCTTTAGGCAAGAATATCAAATTACGCAAAATTTTGCTTGTCAAGGAATTATAAAATCTTACCAACTGGAGAATTATAAAAATGGTTTGGCATTAATTTTAGAAGATTTCGGCGGACAACCTTTATCTCAGTTAATCCAAGGAAATCAACTTTCTACAAAAGATTTCCTAACTATTGCTATTTCTTTAGCAGAAACTTTTATTTATCTCCATAAACTGTCTATTATCCATAAGAATATCAAACCTGGAAATATTTTCATCAACCCAAAAACGAAAGAAGTAAAACTTACTGGCTTTAGTAGTGCTATTACCCTTCCCAGAGAACAACAAACAATTAGCAATCCCAAATTACTAGAAAGTTCTCTTGCTTACATTTCTCCAGAACAAACAGGGAGAATGAATCGTTATCTTGACTACCGAACTGATTTTTATGCTTTGGGTATTACTTTTTATGAAATAGTTACTGGAACTGTACCTTTTAATTCTGTAGACCCGATCGAATTGATTTATTTTCATATTGCAAAACAGGCAGTACCACCTTTAGAAAAAGGAGATGTTCCTGAAGCAATTTCAAATATTATAATGAGACTATTAGCTAAAAATGCTGAAGATAGATATCAAAGTGCTGTTGGTTTAAAATTTGATTTAGAACAGTGTTTGCGGCAACTGGAAACTACGGGAAAAATCGAAACTTTTGCAATAGGTAGACGCGATCGCGGCAATCAGCTGCTCATCCCGCAAAAACTTTATGGCAGAGAGAAAGAAGCGCAAGTTCTCTTAAATGCTTTTGCCAGAGTCAGTCAAGGAAAAACTGAAATAATGCTAGTTTCTGGTTATTCAGGGATTGGCAAAACGTCTATTGTTAATGAAGTACATAAACCGATCGTAGAAGCACGAGGGTATTTTATTGCTGGAAAATTCGATCAATTTAAGAGAAATATTCCTTACGTTGCTCTGATTCAAGCTTTTCAAGAATTAATTCGTCAGCTATTAACAGAAAGTGAGGAACACATTGTTACTTGGAAAGAGAAACTGCTCAATGCTATAGCGCCTAACGGTCAAGTAATTATTGATGTGATTCCAGAGGTTGAATTAATTATCGGGCCTCAACCGGAAGTAAAACAATTGGGGTCATCTGAATCACAAAATAGATTTAATCGCGTATTCCAACAATTTATTAATGTTTTTTGTCAAAGAGAACATCCTTTAGTAATTTTTTTAGATGATTTACAGTGGGCCGATCCAGCATCTCTCAAGTTGCTTCAACTTATAAGCACTGATAACAGCAGTCAATATCTGTTCGTAATAGGAGCGTATCGAGATAATGAAGTCAACCCAACTCACTCATTGATTCAGACGATAGAAAAAATTAGAAAAAGTGGAACTGCGATCGATAATATCAGCATTGAACCATTATCTACTATTCATGTTACGCAATTAATAGAAGAGAGTTTGGGAGAAAATCCAACTCCTGATGTAGTGAATATATTATCAGAGTTAGTTTTTGATAAAACCAAAGGTAATCCCTTATTCGTAATTCAATTAATTCAAAGTATTTATGCAGAAAATTTGTTGTTTTATCAAGCTAATAACGATCGATGGAAATTAGATTTTAATCATAATCAAGCCACAGCTATATTCGGTTTCGATCTAATTGAATTGATCTCTAGAAATATTAAAAAATTACCGACAAATACGCAGAAAGCTTTAAAGTTCGCTGCGTGTATAGGGAATATTTTCAATCTAAATATTCTAGCTATTGTTAACGAAACATCAAATTTATCTACAGCTAAAGAACTTTTTCCAGCACTTCAGGCTGGGTTAATTTTACCCCAATCCAATACCTATAAAATTCCTCTAACTTTTTCGGAAACAGAAGCAGAGGATTTAAAAGTGCATGAAATTGAAGTTGAGTATAAGTTTTTGCATGACCGAATGCAACAAGCTGCTTATTCCCTGATTCCCGAATCAGAAAAAAAAGCAACTCACCAGAAAATTGGTCAATTGCTGCTAAAAAATGCCACTTCCCAAGAGCAGAAAGAAAAGATTTTTATTCTGGTTAATCATTTGAATTTTGGTATTGATTTACTCACCAATCAAGCGGAAAAATATGAATTAGCTAAATTAAATCTTATTGCCGGAAAGAAAGCTAAAACAGCTACAGCCTATGAAGCTGCTGTCAACTATTTAAATGTAGGTTTAGAACTTTTAGAGCTAGATAGCTGGAAAGATCAATATGACTTAACTTTTTCTCTCTATTTGGAAGCTGCGGAAGCACAATATCTCAATGCTCATTTGGAGCAGTCTAAAAATCTGTGCGATCTTGCTCTTCAACAAGTCAAAACTATACTTGAAAAAGCCAAATTTTATGAGATCAAAATTAAGTTAGCACTCGCTCAAAATCAAATACAATCAGCAATAAAAACTGGATTGACAGTCTTAGAAATGCTGGGAGTGACTCTATCTCAATCACCACCGCAAGAACTGAAGCTTCAGGAATTAGCTAAATTGCCAAGGATGACTGACCCTTATAAACTTGCAGCGATGGAGAGTTTAATGTTAATCCATCCGCCTGCTTGTTTTGAAGAGAATAATTTAGCTTTACCTATTATATATACTATGGTTGAAATCTCTAGAAAATATGGGAATTCGCTGCCTTCTATTTATGCTTATGCTGTTTATGGTAGTGCCACAACTTGGCTACTGCCAGACATAGATTTTGCATATCAGCTTGGCGAATTGGCATGGCTGGTATTAGAAAGTTTGGATGCTAAAAATTTTTACTCTAAGTCATCCGTCGCAATTTCCATTAATATTACTAATTGGAAAAAGCATATCAGAGAAACTATAGAACCACTGCTTCAGGCAATTCAAAATGGCTTAGAATTTGGTGATATAGAATTTGCTTGTCATGCGGCTAATTTCTATTGTTCGCATTTGTTTTTTAATGGCGATCGCTTAGATTTTCTGGAAGAAAAACAAAGATATTATCATAAGTTTATTGAAAAATTTCAACAAATACATCAACTTTATTTGGCGAAAATACATGGGCAATTAGTGTTAAATTTAAGGGATAAATCTTCGGATAAACTTGTTTTAAATGGTGTATACACTGATGAAAAAAAAATCAAGCAGGAATTACAAAGTAATAATAATTTAATCTGTCTGTTTAATTTGTATTTTGCTAAATGTTTACTTTACTACCTATTTAAAGATTATAAAAAATCTTTAGAATATGCTATGAGCGGCGCAAGTTATTCGCGCCACGTTGAGAGCGGAATTATCTTTACTCAACATAATTTTTACTATTCTTTGGCTCTAATTTCTGAATATTCTAATATCTGTTCGCAGACAGATATAGGGCATGAAAACGAATCAACAAATTACTTAAATCAAGTAAATCAGAATCAAGAAAAAATGAAATACTGGGCGCATCATTGCCCAATGAATTATCAGCATAAGTACGATCTCGTAGAAGCAGAGAAAGCTCGCGTTTTAGGAGAATATCTTCAAGCAATGGAGTATTACGAGCGTGCGATTAAAGGGGCGAGCGAACATGGTTATATTCAAGAAGAAGCTTTGGCTTATGAATTGGCAGCAGAATTTTATTTGTCTTTAGACAGAACAGAGATTGCCAAAACTTATATGATTAAAGCACACTATTGCTATGTTCGTTGGGGAGCAACAGCAAAGGTTAAGGATTTAGAATCAAGATATTCACAGTTAATTTCTGAAGCATCTGTTCTGCCTGTAGAGGCGCTAAATACTTCTATTAACAAGACCTTTTTAGTTACTACCAGTGATGCTAGTGTCTTAGACTTGACAAGTGTTATCAAAGCTTCACAAGCTTTAGCTAGCGAGATAGATTTGGAGAAATTACTAGTAAAATTAATCAAAATTGCTATTGAAAATGCTGGCGCTCAAACGGGTTATTTGATTTTGCAAAAAGAAGGTAAACTTTTCATAGAAGCAAGCAAAAGCGAGGCAGAGAAAGATGAGATTGTCGTGCATCAATCAATGCCGATCGCAACTAGCGAGCAGTTACCAATATCTGTCATCAATTATGTAGCCAGAACTAAAGAAAATGTAGTTTTAACTGATGCAACTCGTGAGGGAATATTTACTACAGATGCGTATATTGTTAAACTACAGCCTAAATCTATTTTATGTACTCCAATTATTAATCAACACCAACTGATTGGACTGCTTTATTTAGAAAATAATCTCAGCGTCGGGGCTTTTACTCCCGATCGATTGGAAGTATTAAACATTCTCTCTTCTCAAGCAGCTATTTCTCTGCAAAATGCCCAACTTTATGTAGCATTGCGGGAAAGTGAAAGAAGAATCGCGCAATTTTTGGAAGCTGTACCAGTGGGCATATTTGTAACTGATGCTAAAGGTAAACCTTATTACGCAAATCACACTGCACAACAGATTTTAGGTAAAGGAATCCTACCGGAAGTTACACCCGATCGATTAACCGAAGTTTACCAAGTTTATCAGGCAGGAAAAGAAGAGTTATACCCTACAGAAGAACAGCCGATTTTGCGGGCATTAAATGGTGAAAATATTACTACTAATGATATAGAAGTTCACCAAAGCGATCGGGTGATTCCTTTAGAAGTTTCCGCGACTCCGATTTTTGATGAAAAGGGCGAAATTGTTTATGCTATAGCTGCTTTTCAAGATATCACGCAACGCAAACAAGCGGAAGCTGAACGGATTCAATTGGAAATTTTGAAAGTGGAAAATGCTCTGCTTAGAAGCGCGGAAGAAACTTCGACTTATGATTATCAAGTAGGGGGAAGTTTGCCAATTGATGCGCCTACTTATGTGGTGCGTTCCGCAGACAGAGAACTTTACAAAGCATTGAAACGTGGGGAGTTTTGCTATATTTTAAATACCCGCCAGATGGGTAAGTCAAGCTTAATGGTTAGCATGATGCACCAGCTGCGGCGAGAGGGGTTTTCTTGTGGTGCGATCGATATGACGGTCATCGGTAGCGAAAATATTACACCTGACCAATGGTACAAGGGATTGGCAGTGGCATTGTCGCTGAGTTTTGATTTGTTAGGAAAAGTTAATCTAAAAACTTGGTGGAATGAGCGTCTGGATATTTCTCCTTTGCAACGTTTGAGCCGATTTATTGAAGAAATTCTGCTAGTTGAAATTGGCAGAGACGATGAAACTTCTCCCAAAAAGGTGGTTATATTTTTCGACGAAATTGATAATATACTGGCTTTAGATTTCTCAGTTAATGACTTTTTTGCCTTGATTCGTTCCTGTTATAACCAAAGGGCTATTAATCCAGCTTATCAGCGTTTAACTTTTGCTTTATTTGGAGTTGCTACCCCTTCAGATTTGATAACTGACTCGAAAAGAACGCCTTTTAACATTGGTCAAGCAATTGAATTAAAAGGTTTTCAACTTCATGAAGCTCAACCTTTGTTGAATGGATTGGCAGAAAAAGTTACTAATCCGCAAACAGTGCTTAAAGAAATATTATTTTGGACAAATGGACAACCTTTTCTCACTCAAAAAATTTGTAAGCTGATTCGTAATTATTCCTCTTCTATTCCTCACGATGGTGAAGCCGAATGGATTGAAAATTTGGTCAGAACTAAGGTGATAGAAAATTGGGAAGCACAGGATGAGCCAGAGCATTTAAAAACGATCCGCGATCGCATTCTCAATAGCGAACAACCAACTAATAAATTGCTAGAACTTTATGCAAAAATTTTGCACCAAGGAGAGGTTGTAGCAGTTGATAGTTTAGAAGAAAAAGAATTACTGTTATCAGGTTTAATAATCAAACAGCAGGGTTTTCTCAGACTTAATAACCGGATTTATGAATTAGTATTTAACAGTAATTGGGTTGTTAATATGGGAAATAATTAA
- a CDS encoding phytanoyl-CoA dioxygenase family protein — translation MLDSIPKIQQLNLPWIDSPFFALLLAQSNLDEETKQQVKHFADNGYLIIDTEIPNFDRLAEQIINNLQSHYIDPGRILDAWKFNDNVKTIATAPKILSILKTLYQREPIPFQTLNFPKGTEQCTHSDAIHFHSVPAGYMCGVWVALEDIDLNNGPVHYYPGSHKLPVFDLSNFGISGSYQKHAYQHYSVYEDFIKSLISYYQLKKVDICIRKGQALIWAANLLHGGSSILDRTRSRHSQVTHYYFDNCLYYTALLSDPFLKRIYVKEVTNIATGKVVQNYYNDREYKGQEIMFWKWRKKWSEIKKLLGLLKFNG, via the coding sequence ATGCTTGATAGTATACCTAAAATACAGCAACTAAATTTACCTTGGATTGATTCGCCTTTTTTTGCTCTGTTACTAGCACAATCTAACTTAGATGAAGAAACTAAACAACAAGTAAAACATTTTGCTGATAATGGCTATTTAATTATAGATACAGAAATTCCTAACTTCGATCGACTAGCTGAGCAAATAATTAACAACCTTCAATCTCATTATATAGATCCGGGCAGAATTTTAGATGCTTGGAAATTTAATGATAATGTAAAAACGATCGCCACAGCACCCAAAATCCTCTCTATTCTAAAAACACTTTATCAGCGAGAACCTATACCTTTTCAAACATTAAATTTTCCCAAAGGTACAGAACAATGTACCCACAGCGATGCTATTCATTTTCATTCCGTACCTGCTGGATATATGTGTGGAGTCTGGGTAGCATTAGAAGATATAGACTTAAATAATGGCCCAGTACATTACTATCCCGGCAGTCATAAACTACCTGTATTTGATTTAAGTAATTTTGGAATTAGTGGGAGTTATCAGAAACACGCATATCAGCATTATTCAGTTTATGAGGATTTCATAAAATCTTTGATATCTTATTATCAATTGAAAAAAGTTGATATCTGTATTCGGAAAGGGCAAGCACTTATTTGGGCTGCCAATTTATTACATGGTGGTAGTTCAATTTTAGATCGAACTAGAAGTCGGCATAGTCAAGTAACGCATTACTATTTTGACAACTGTTTGTATTACACAGCATTGTTATCCGATCCTTTTCTCAAACGAATTTATGTGAAGGAAGTTACCAATATTGCAACAGGAAAAGTGGTGCAAAATTACTATAACGATCGGGAATATAAAGGGCAAGAAATTATGTTTTGGAAGTGGAGAAAAAAGTGGTCTGAAATCAAAAAACTTTTGGGATTGCTGAAATTTAATGGGTAG
- a CDS encoding aminotransferase class V-fold PLP-dependent enzyme has translation MWSRRNFLISAGLGATATTIANSIHSEQTSAAESVISWKNVRSYFNLDPNYIHVAGLLIATHPLPVHNAIEEYRSALNENPAVYVQENNPRLAAAVRQAAANYMGTQPNDIAITDSTTMGTGLVINGLQIRPDQEMLISESDYYSTRESLRYKAARTGATIQTISLFQDLNNVSEVEIVDSVINAIRPQTRLVAATWVHSSTGLKVPIRQIGDKLTEINSNREESDRIIFFVDGVHGFGVENVSINDLNCDFFSAGTHKWMFAPRGTGIIWGNPRSQAAVTPTIPTFSRGAGWGGLMSPGGYKPFEHLWAMAQAFEFHQQLGKAQITEHIHKLSQQLKEGLAKMSHVILYTPISQNLSAGIVCFDINGMTPGQVVEQLRQRNIIATKTPYSPSHARLTPGIYNTPEQMEQVLRAVSELG, from the coding sequence ATGTGGAGTCGCAGAAATTTTCTTATTTCCGCTGGTTTAGGTGCAACTGCCACCACTATTGCTAACAGCATTCACAGCGAACAAACATCAGCAGCAGAGAGTGTTATTAGTTGGAAAAATGTCCGTAGCTACTTCAATCTCGATCCTAATTATATTCATGTTGCGGGACTTTTAATTGCTACCCATCCTTTACCAGTTCACAATGCAATTGAAGAATATCGTAGCGCCCTTAATGAAAATCCCGCCGTTTATGTACAAGAAAATAACCCTCGTTTAGCGGCAGCAGTACGCCAAGCAGCAGCGAATTATATGGGAACACAACCCAATGATATTGCTATTACCGACAGTACCACAATGGGAACGGGTTTAGTAATTAATGGGTTGCAAATTCGCCCAGATCAAGAAATGCTAATCAGTGAATCTGATTATTATTCAACTCGTGAATCGTTGCGTTATAAAGCAGCGAGAACTGGTGCCACAATTCAAACGATTTCACTGTTTCAAGATCTTAATAATGTTTCGGAAGTAGAAATAGTTGATAGTGTAATTAATGCAATTCGTCCGCAAACTCGTTTAGTCGCAGCAACTTGGGTACATTCTAGTACTGGATTAAAAGTACCAATTAGGCAAATTGGGGATAAATTAACTGAGATTAATTCTAACCGAGAAGAGAGCGATCGCATAATTTTCTTTGTTGACGGAGTGCATGGTTTTGGTGTAGAAAATGTCTCTATAAATGACTTAAATTGTGATTTCTTTAGCGCTGGAACACACAAATGGATGTTTGCGCCTCGTGGTACAGGAATAATCTGGGGAAATCCCCGCAGTCAAGCAGCAGTAACCCCCACAATTCCCACTTTTTCCAGAGGCGCAGGTTGGGGTGGATTAATGTCGCCTGGAGGATACAAACCCTTTGAACATTTATGGGCAATGGCACAAGCTTTTGAATTCCATCAACAATTAGGAAAAGCCCAAATTACTGAACATATCCATAAACTTAGCCAACAATTAAAAGAAGGATTGGCAAAAATGTCTCACGTCATTCTTTACACTCCAATTAGTCAAAATCTCTCGGCAGGAATTGTCTGTTTTGATATTAATGGAATGACTCCAGGGCAAGTAGTAGAACAACTGCGGCAACGTAATATTATTGCCACAAAAACCCCTTATTCTCCATCTCACGCCCGTCTAACTCCGGGAATTTACAACACACCTGAACAAATGGAACAGGTATTAAGGGCAGTTTCAGAATTGGGTTAG
- a CDS encoding protein-disulfide reductase DsbD family protein — translation MKPIIHRIQKWLIICTATLFLAWNLLGIPNALAVTNPVKTNNVQTQLISENKAIQPGKPFWVALQMKIRPGWHTYWQNPGDSGSITKINWQLPTGFKAGQILWPYPTRFPFGPLVNFGYKNEVYLLTQITPPANLPPNKPVLLRGKADWLVCEKDCIPESANISLTLPITATTPAKNERWVTAFAKTRQALPKPIPWQTTATVNDTNLTLKVNAPELQSGQIQAVTFFPFKDGVINNPAPQKVNFAKDGLTLNLEKGYQPNLSSVDGVLVIQEKLDNQLATQAFNIKAKVGAAASPSPNSTTTNSSISVWQAIVFALLGGIVLNLMPCVFPVLSLKALSIAQTAQKSTKEAQISGIAFTGGVLVSFAVLAIALLTLRSFGQQIGWGFQLQSPIIVMLLAYVLFAVGLSLSGVFVFGASLMGIGQNLAAKNGYTGEFFTGVFATVMATPCSAPFMATAIGVALTQSPPVALAILLVLGFGLALPYLIICFVPALRRKLPKPGAWMETFSQFLAFPMYGAAAWLVWVLTLQTGSDGLAAVLTGFVLISFAAWLYQKAQRFGKIWQKVGIFGALVAIALALTLAPLAGNSTLKTAQQTTQNSVWQPYTAEKLTEIRESGKPVFVNFSASWCITCLVNERVALNQPEVQQAFQQKGVTLMKADWTNRNATITKALSSFGRSGVPLYVLYPSGTKSQEPIVLPQILTPDIIRNTLNQI, via the coding sequence ATGAAACCCATCATACACAGAATCCAAAAATGGCTGATTATTTGCACAGCAACTCTGTTTTTAGCTTGGAACTTACTAGGAATACCCAACGCTTTAGCAGTAACTAACCCAGTCAAAACTAACAACGTCCAAACCCAATTAATTAGCGAAAATAAAGCCATTCAACCGGGAAAACCATTCTGGGTAGCACTACAAATGAAAATTCGCCCAGGTTGGCATACTTACTGGCAAAACCCTGGCGATTCTGGTTCAATTACTAAAATTAATTGGCAGTTACCAACGGGATTTAAAGCTGGGCAAATATTATGGCCTTACCCAACAAGATTTCCCTTTGGCCCCTTAGTAAATTTTGGCTACAAAAATGAAGTTTATCTATTAACTCAAATCACTCCACCAGCTAATTTACCGCCAAATAAACCTGTTTTATTACGAGGTAAAGCTGATTGGTTAGTATGTGAAAAAGACTGTATTCCCGAAAGTGCGAACATCAGTTTAACTTTACCGATTACTGCAACAACTCCCGCCAAAAATGAAAGATGGGTAACAGCATTTGCCAAAACTCGTCAAGCACTTCCTAAACCTATACCTTGGCAAACTACTGCTACAGTAAATGATACTAATTTAACTCTCAAAGTTAATGCCCCAGAATTACAATCTGGGCAAATTCAAGCAGTAACTTTCTTTCCTTTCAAAGATGGAGTAATCAATAACCCGGCACCGCAAAAAGTCAACTTTGCCAAAGATGGGTTGACTCTGAATTTAGAAAAAGGATATCAACCAAATTTATCCAGTGTTGATGGAGTTTTAGTAATTCAAGAAAAGCTGGATAATCAATTAGCAACTCAAGCTTTTAATATTAAAGCCAAAGTTGGTGCGGCTGCGTCGCCATCGCCAAATTCCACAACTACTAACAGCAGTATTTCGGTTTGGCAAGCGATCGTTTTTGCCTTGCTTGGTGGGATAGTTCTTAACTTAATGCCTTGCGTATTTCCTGTGTTATCTTTGAAGGCTTTAAGTATTGCTCAAACAGCGCAAAAAAGTACGAAAGAAGCGCAAATTAGTGGCATTGCTTTTACGGGAGGAGTGTTAGTTAGTTTTGCAGTTTTAGCGATCGCACTTCTCACCCTCAGATCTTTCGGACAACAAATTGGTTGGGGTTTTCAACTCCAATCACCAATCATTGTCATGCTATTAGCTTATGTCTTATTCGCCGTTGGTTTAAGTCTTTCAGGAGTCTTCGTTTTCGGCGCTTCTTTGATGGGTATTGGACAAAACTTAGCGGCGAAAAATGGCTATACAGGTGAGTTTTTTACTGGGGTATTTGCTACAGTAATGGCAACTCCTTGTAGTGCGCCATTTATGGCAACTGCTATTGGTGTGGCACTTACTCAATCCCCACCTGTTGCATTAGCAATTTTATTAGTTTTAGGATTTGGTTTAGCACTACCTTATTTAATTATTTGTTTTGTGCCAGCTTTGCGCCGCAAATTACCAAAACCTGGTGCTTGGATGGAAACTTTTTCTCAGTTTCTCGCCTTTCCCATGTATGGCGCTGCTGCTTGGTTAGTTTGGGTGTTAACTTTGCAAACTGGAAGTGATGGTTTAGCAGCGGTTTTAACTGGTTTTGTATTAATTAGTTTTGCAGCTTGGTTATATCAAAAAGCCCAAAGATTCGGAAAAATTTGGCAAAAAGTGGGAATTTTTGGGGCGCTAGTTGCGATCGCACTCGCCCTCACTTTAGCACCCCTCGCCGGAAATTCCACCCTCAAAACCGCCCAACAAACTACCCAAAATTCCGTTTGGCAACCCTACACCGCAGAAAAATTGACGGAAATCCGCGAATCTGGTAAACCTGTATTCGTCAACTTTTCCGCTTCTTGGTGTATCACCTGCTTAGTCAACGAACGAGTCGCCCTCAATCAACCAGAAGTACAACAAGCTTTTCAACAAAAAGGTGTCACATTGATGAAAGCAGATTGGACAAATCGCAACGCTACAATTACGAAAGCATTAAGTAGTTTTGGGCGCAGTGGAGTTCCCCTTTATGTGTTGTATCCTTCTGGTACAAAATCTCAGGAACCAATTGTGTTACCACAAATCTTAACTCCTGATATCATCCGAAATACCTTGAATCAAATCTAA